The region CCTATTCAGAGGCTACCAGATTTATTTTATCATAGAGCTACATTTATTAATGATTAAATATTTAATATGCATAATGTGCTTGCCATATTGTTTACTTTTGCCATTGTATTAATACATATAGACTCCTATTCAATAAATACGAACAATATTAAGTATGATACTGTAATTACTACTTTTACATGGTACTATTTTAAAACACATGATACTATTTATCACATCACAAAGTATGAAAAACCAAATAGTAAATTTAGTTTTGGAATTGGTTTTAGAGACTCAACTTATGTAGACCCGGAGATACTTGTATATGGAGCTTATGAGGACAAAGGCATTAAACAAAAACCAATGTTTAGATTTGTGCCAAGTAGCATTGATACGATTGAAAGTTACAGGTCATTTACACCTGTTGAATATAGTGATTCAGCTAAAAGCATGCACTATAGGGCAAATGAGTTTTTTGTATGGTGGGACTTAATTATTGATATTAGGTTGTCTTATATGTTTGATCAGCTTGGAGTAGATAAAATAGACACCTCTCATAATAGTATAAGTATTAGACATTCAAGTATTGACTATTTTAGGGGAAATATATATTCAATACTTATTTCTGAATTAAACATTTTAAAAGACTCTAATTCTGCAAAGGTTAAAAGAATCAAAGCAAAGTATTCTATAGAATCAGGCTATCAAATATTAAAAAAGGAAACAGGTATTTTAAAAGAAAGGGATGTACAAAGAATTAAGAATCGTTTCGGAGAATTCAAAAATGCTTCACAAAAAAATTGTAAAGGTCCTGGTTTGTACATCTTGTATGAAATACATGATACAAACTATAAAAGTTCAGTATTTACATTTGAATGTTTACGAGCAAAAAGAAGAGATTATAGGGGTTTTAGGAGAAATATGAGATTCTTTAATAGGGTATTAAGTAGAAGTTTAAGATAACTTTGTAATGCAAAACAGTTTGTATTGAAATCACATAAAATCATGAAGAAAGATTTTAAATTATTAATAACAAAACAACTGTTATTCTCATCTATCACAAGTATTTTACTTGCGATACAATATTTCAAATGCAATACAACACTAATATTATTATGTTAAATTTAATTATAACCACCATGAAACACCTAACCCTCACCACCCTGATTTTGAGCTTATGCATTGTGGCTTATGCACAAACACCGCAGTGCTACAATATTGAGTATGATTACGATAATGCCGGTAACCGGATAGTACGTAAAAATGTGGATAATTGTCCACCCGGTGCAACATTACGACTTCAAGAAGAAGAACACTCAACTAAAGAAGTAGTTACAAAACCTGACACACCGGAGATGCAAACAGAAGAAGCTGTATTTGCCTTAACGGTCTATCCCAATCCCACATCAGGAAAGCTGATCGTGGCTTTCGATGATGTGATAGTTGATGCCGGGATTGTCCTTTATGATGTTAACGGTATGGAAGTATTCCGCAAACAATCATTCAGTGGTACACAAACTTCAGTGGACATGTCCGGGCTGTCATCTGGCATGTACTTTATAAGTGTTGTCACCGCAGAAGGCATAGTAAATAAAGCAGTAGTTAGGCAATAAAAGAAATTGACATAAAATTGTCTTTTGACTAGCCTTTATAATATTGCTATTGGGGTTGCTTTATGTATTAGCAAAATTAAGGCTTATAAATGTTCTACTTTCATTTTAATTATATAAGACAAAAGTACAATCAGGTTTTGATTTTTGAAATATGATTGTTATATTTGATTAATATATGCTTAGTTGTTAAACTTGATTTATGCTATAATCGTTGCTATGCAGCGAAAAGAAGAGCAGGAAAAAAGGGAAAAACTGTTTTGGTATTTTACATTTTGAGCACTTTCAATACAGCAAATCATAAGTTTTAAATTCAACTCAGGACACTAACACAATTTTATGAAACTATCAGCAAAAATCTATATTGTAATGACAGTTCTGGTCACTGTATTTATGTTTACACTTAATAAAACATTAGCCGGACAATTCAATAATGATAGTTTCAAAACTCAGCAGTCGGAGAATATGCTGAATCAGCATAAGCAAAAACCTTTTTTTATAGAAAACAAAGGGCAAATGCGTGGCCATGACGGAGAAGCTGTGCCATTTGTATTGTTCAAAGCCGAGTTTAATGGCATAGATATTTATGTAACAGAAAAGGGCTTATCGTATGTATTGCTCAATATAACAGAGGAAGAAATCTCAACAGCTTCAGATGAGATTTTTCCTGATGCAACCACAGATAAAAACACTGAAAAAAAATATAGCTATGAATGGAGAAGAATTGATATGCATTTGGAAAATGCAGAGATTAACAAGAAGAATATCACTACTGTTAATGCATCCATTACGGGATATAATTACTATTTACCGCATTGCCCCGATGGCATATTGGATGTAAAGGGATATCAAAAAATCATCATAGAATCAGTATACCCGGGAATAGATTGGGTGATTTATACTGAACAATCAGCTGATAAAGCAAAAAATGGCGGCTTAAAATACGACTTTATTGTGCATCCCGGTGCTGATCCGGCTCAAATCAAGCTGCTATATATCGGTGCAACTGATATTTTACAGGAAAACGGACAAAATTTAGCGATAGGGAGTGATTTTGGTTTTTTATATGAAGGGCCTCTTTATTGCTATCAGAAAGAAAACAGGCGTGAAGTAGAAGCACAGTTTATTGTCGAAGATGTAACAACTACTGTGCGTGATGACAGAAACGGTAAGATACTGTCTGAATCATATCCGGCTAAACAAGTAAGTATTGAACTTTCCTCCTACGATAAAACACAAATACTAATAATAGATCCTTTAGTTGAATGGGATGTCTATATTGGTGGAAATGGTAAAGATGATTTTAATGATTTTGCAATGGATGAGCATGACAATGTTTACGCAATTGGCAGCTCCTGGTCAACGGATTTTCCTACTCTTGACTCTGGCAGTGGAGCCTTTTTCGAAGGCATAAAAGGTGGTGGTCATACAGATGTGTTTATCATAAAGCTTGACAATAATGGCATACTTTTATGGGCAACATATTATGGCGGTAACCATAGAGATGTAGGTAAGGCTATTAGCCTGGATAATGATAATAACGTTTTTATTACCGGGGCTACACATTCAGATGTTTTCCCCCTATTTAACCCGGGTGGCAATACTTATTTCCAGAATACTAATATTGCTAGTGATAAGATAATTTTTATTAAGTTTAATAGTGATGGCGTCAGACTTTTTGCTACTTTTTATGGGGGCTTAGGTGGTGATCGTGCTAATACTATAGTTACGGACAATGGTGGGAATGTTTTTATAGCAGGAGAGACAAATTCAGCACATACTTTTCCATCTTATGACCCTGGGAATGGCGCTCACTACACGAGGAGTTCTTCTCGAGGAAGAATATTTATTTTAAAATTCAGTAATACAGGTGAACGTTTGTGGGCAACTACTTATGGTGGATTCAGTTTGGAATCAGCTATGAAAGCAACAATAGATATATATGGAAATCTCTATGTAGTTGGATATACAACTTCAAATAATTTTGAACTACTTGACCCGGGAAACGATGCTTATTTTCAGGATCAAAAAAATGGCACAACAAGAGACGGCTTTATATTAAAATTTGACAATATGGGAGTGCTTTTGTGGGCAACATTATTTGGAGGTAGCAATAATGATAATATCACGTCAGTAACCTCAGACTTACAAGGGAATGTGTACATGACCGGTCGGACATTTTCTTCAGATTTTCCGATGGAAGATATGGGTGGCAATTCCTATTTTCAATATCAACCCGGTATGGTAAGTGCATTTATATTGAAGTTTAATCCAACGGGTAAATTGCTTTGGAGCACTTATTTTATTGCAAATGGCGGCACTGATATTGTAATAGATGATAATGGAAATATCTTCGTTGTAGGCACAATTACATTTCCCGCATTGCCAACGGTAAACCCCGGAAACGGGTCTTATTTTCAGGATACTTATGGTGGTGGCAACTCGGATGGCTTTTTGTTGCAATTTTCAAGTACCGGTTTTCTAAAGTGGTCTACTTATATTGGTAGGGGCTCAACAGATAGAATTATAGCTGTTACAATTGATTCTGAAGGCTATGTGTTGATTGGAGGTAGAACAATACTTAGTGAACTGCCAATTACAGGGCACAGTGGTCAAACGCATATTTATGCTTCAACTCAGCAAATAAATGGGGTTTTTGTGATAAAATTACAGGGAGTTGAGTGCCCGGACTTTAATCTGGAAATTTTAACTTCTGCAGATAGTATTAGTTGTCTGCATCCGGAAGTTGAGCTTATTGCTAACTCTACTATACCGGGCCTTTCTTATTCATGGAGTAGTCTCTCTTTTCCTGTAAATAAAGTTGTGGAGCAGGATACTATTATAATTAATAGTGAAGGTACTTATTATTTGGTCGCAACAGACAGTATTGGATGTGCTAACTTAACATCAATAAATGTTAATGGTAACATTGATACACCTTCTGTAAACTTCAATGTAACTCAACCAACATCCCCTGCATGCAATAACGGAGCCATAGGAGCTTCAGTTTCAGGAGGAGCTGAGCCTTATTCT is a window of Chitinophagaceae bacterium DNA encoding:
- a CDS encoding T9SS C-terminal target domain-containing protein; the encoded protein is MKLSAKIYIVMTVLVTVFMFTLNKTLAGQFNNDSFKTQQSENMLNQHKQKPFFIENKGQMRGHDGEAVPFVLFKAEFNGIDIYVTEKGLSYVLLNITEEEISTASDEIFPDATTDKNTEKKYSYEWRRIDMHLENAEINKKNITTVNASITGYNYYLPHCPDGILDVKGYQKIIIESVYPGIDWVIYTEQSADKAKNGGLKYDFIVHPGADPAQIKLLYIGATDILQENGQNLAIGSDFGFLYEGPLYCYQKENRREVEAQFIVEDVTTTVRDDRNGKILSESYPAKQVSIELSSYDKTQILIIDPLVEWDVYIGGNGKDDFNDFAMDEHDNVYAIGSSWSTDFPTLDSGSGAFFEGIKGGGHTDVFIIKLDNNGILLWATYYGGNHRDVGKAISLDNDNNVFITGATHSDVFPLFNPGGNTYFQNTNIASDKIIFIKFNSDGVRLFATFYGGLGGDRANTIVTDNGGNVFIAGETNSAHTFPSYDPGNGAHYTRSSSRGRIFILKFSNTGERLWATTYGGFSLESAMKATIDIYGNLYVVGYTTSNNFELLDPGNDAYFQDQKNGTTRDGFILKFDNMGVLLWATLFGGSNNDNITSVTSDLQGNVYMTGRTFSSDFPMEDMGGNSYFQYQPGMVSAFILKFNPTGKLLWSTYFIANGGTDIVIDDNGNIFVVGTITFPALPTVNPGNGSYFQDTYGGGNSDGFLLQFSSTGFLKWSTYIGRGSTDRIIAVTIDSEGYVLIGGRTILSELPITGHSGQTHIYASTQQINGVFVIKLQGVECPDFNLEILTSADSISCLHPEVELIANSTIPGLSYSWSSLSFPVNKVVEQDTIIINSEGTYYLVATDSIGCANLTSINVNGNIDTPSVNFNVTQPTSPACNNGAIGASVSGGAEPYSFEWEPLLLFSDSISKIAEGCYTLTVTSSNGCSYIDSVCLSCDSVSHIIPIKQTQDVFTAYPNPAGEILYIESKQEHIQIRQTDIFDVRGREVMSYKAQHPTSKHSIHIHHLPQGIYFYRVVLSDDSLVRGKFVKR
- a CDS encoding T9SS C-terminal target domain-containing protein produces the protein MQYNTNIIMLNLIITTMKHLTLTTLILSLCIVAYAQTPQCYNIEYDYDNAGNRIVRKNVDNCPPGATLRLQEEEHSTKEVVTKPDTPEMQTEEAVFALTVYPNPTSGKLIVAFDDVIVDAGIVLYDVNGMEVFRKQSFSGTQTSVDMSGLSSGMYFISVVTAEGIVNKAVVRQ